A genome region from Kaistia algarum includes the following:
- a CDS encoding aldehyde dehydrogenase family protein has product MTADTAGWAELPFLSGRLLHYGGAFQEARSAAMIPVVSPASGARFGAVPLAGADDVAAAMDAASAAAPAWGALDALDRGRHLRALAEIVRSRIGELATFESAITGRPIREMRAQMGRIPEWLDYFGGIAAGLEGESNRLRGGFLSYTAYESHGVCALLTPWNHPILILVKKLAAALAAGNTVVVKPSELAPATPLLLAEWCREAGLPAGVVNVVTGDGTTGSLVCNAPAVRHIDLTGGTGTGRKVAAAAAARLVPCTLELGGKTPVVIFEDSDIDEAAAGAVFAAFVAAGQTCVSASRFIVAEAIYEPFIEAFVARVEALRQGDPADLATDIGPVISATSRDRCLAYIETAKAEGARLVAGGGVPSLPAPFSGGNFVEPTVFADVAPSMTLFREEVFGPIAAVTPFSGEAEALAIANDTPYALGASIWTRDVARAHRMAGKVRAGMIWVNDHHKNDPRSIWGGFGDSGYGTENGWDALRSYQRKRNVLVSTAERFDDWFAGGKRYG; this is encoded by the coding sequence ATGACGGCCGACACCGCAGGCTGGGCGGAACTGCCGTTCTTGTCGGGCCGGCTGCTGCATTATGGCGGCGCCTTTCAGGAGGCCCGTTCGGCGGCGATGATCCCGGTCGTCAGTCCCGCCAGCGGCGCGCGCTTCGGCGCCGTGCCGCTCGCGGGAGCCGACGATGTTGCGGCGGCGATGGACGCCGCTTCGGCGGCGGCGCCGGCCTGGGGCGCGCTGGATGCGCTCGACCGTGGCCGGCATCTGCGCGCACTGGCCGAGATCGTGCGCAGCCGCATCGGCGAGCTGGCGACCTTCGAATCGGCGATCACCGGCCGGCCGATCCGCGAGATGCGCGCGCAGATGGGCCGTATTCCGGAGTGGCTCGACTATTTCGGCGGCATCGCCGCGGGCCTTGAAGGCGAATCCAATCGCCTGCGCGGTGGCTTCCTCTCCTATACCGCCTATGAGTCGCATGGCGTCTGCGCGCTGCTGACGCCGTGGAACCATCCCATCCTCATTCTCGTCAAGAAGCTGGCCGCCGCGCTCGCCGCCGGCAATACGGTGGTGGTCAAGCCATCCGAACTCGCCCCGGCCACCCCATTGCTGCTGGCGGAATGGTGCCGCGAGGCCGGCCTTCCGGCGGGGGTCGTCAATGTCGTCACCGGCGACGGCACGACCGGCTCGCTCGTCTGCAACGCACCGGCCGTCCGCCATATCGACCTGACCGGCGGCACGGGCACGGGCCGCAAGGTCGCGGCCGCGGCTGCCGCGCGCCTCGTGCCTTGCACGCTGGAGCTCGGCGGCAAGACGCCGGTCGTGATCTTCGAGGACAGCGACATCGACGAAGCGGCGGCCGGCGCCGTCTTCGCCGCCTTCGTCGCGGCGGGACAGACCTGCGTCTCCGCCAGCCGTTTCATCGTCGCGGAGGCGATCTACGAGCCGTTCATCGAGGCCTTCGTGGCGCGCGTCGAGGCGCTGCGGCAGGGCGATCCGGCCGACCTTGCGACCGATATCGGTCCGGTGATCTCGGCCACCTCGCGCGACCGCTGCCTCGCCTATATCGAGACCGCCAAGGCGGAAGGCGCAAGGCTCGTCGCGGGTGGCGGCGTGCCGTCTCTTCCGGCACCGTTCTCGGGCGGCAACTTTGTCGAGCCGACGGTCTTCGCCGATGTCGCACCGTCGATGACGCTGTTCCGCGAGGAGGTCTTCGGCCCGATCGCGGCCGTGACGCCGTTCTCCGGCGAGGCCGAGGCGCTCGCGATCGCCAATGACACGCCCTATGCGCTCGGCGCCTCGATCTGGACGCGCGACGTGGCGCGGGCGCACCGGATGGCCGGCAAGGTGCGGGCCGGCATGATCTGGGTGAACGATCATCACAAGAACGATCCGCGCTCGATCTGGGGCGGGTTCGGCGACAGCGGCTACGGCACCGAGAATGGCTGGGACGCGCTCCGCTCCTACCAGAGGAAGCGCAACGTGCTGGTCTCGACGGCGGAGCGGTTCGACGACTGGTTCGCCGGTGGCAAGCGTTATGGATAG
- a CDS encoding LLM class flavin-dependent oxidoreductase, with protein sequence MTKRQIHLGLFILGTGSHIAGWRYPGAFDSFQDLKQIQEIGRIAERGKFDLIFMGDNLYADPAAHPSYTARLEPLTMLSALSVTTSHIGLGATASTTYGDPFSTARAFASLDHISNGRAAWNAVTTSNAASGANFGREHPDHALRYEIAEEFVGVVKQLWDCWDDDAIVADRESGLYIDPAKVHALDHDGKWFQVKGPLNIGRSPQGQPIVLQAGGSAPGQRLAARTADVVFSVVQDLAEAQQQYASFKALLPEFGRRAEDVTVLPGVMPVVGRTDREAFDKLKTLQGFVSSTNAFAMLSDRFGKDMSVYNLDGPIPDDLKPSDAYHAFASVMLAKAKRENMTLRDLYNLTAAARGHWVLCGSAETIADTLQHWFENGAADGFNIMPPYFPGGFDDFVDLVVPILQERGLFRADYEGTTLRDHLGLARPEPKR encoded by the coding sequence ATGACCAAGCGACAGATCCATCTCGGCCTGTTCATCCTCGGAACGGGCAGCCATATCGCCGGCTGGCGCTATCCGGGCGCCTTCGACAGCTTCCAGGACCTCAAGCAGATTCAGGAGATCGGGCGGATTGCCGAGCGCGGCAAGTTCGACCTGATCTTCATGGGCGACAATCTCTATGCCGATCCGGCCGCGCATCCGTCCTATACGGCCCGGCTCGAGCCGCTGACGATGCTTTCGGCCCTCTCCGTCACGACAAGCCATATCGGCCTTGGTGCGACGGCCTCGACCACCTATGGCGACCCGTTCAGCACGGCGCGCGCCTTCGCCTCGCTCGACCATATCTCGAATGGCCGCGCCGCCTGGAATGCGGTGACGACGTCGAATGCGGCGAGCGGCGCCAATTTCGGGCGTGAACACCCCGATCATGCGCTGCGCTACGAGATCGCCGAGGAATTCGTCGGCGTCGTGAAGCAGCTCTGGGATTGCTGGGACGACGACGCGATCGTCGCGGATCGGGAGAGCGGGCTTTATATCGATCCTGCCAAGGTCCATGCGCTGGATCACGACGGCAAATGGTTCCAGGTGAAGGGGCCACTCAATATCGGCCGCTCGCCGCAGGGCCAGCCGATCGTGCTGCAGGCCGGCGGCTCGGCTCCGGGCCAGCGCCTGGCGGCGCGCACGGCCGACGTCGTCTTCTCCGTCGTGCAGGATCTCGCCGAGGCGCAGCAGCAATATGCGTCGTTCAAGGCGCTGCTGCCGGAATTTGGCCGCCGCGCGGAGGACGTGACGGTGCTGCCGGGCGTGATGCCGGTCGTCGGGCGCACCGACCGCGAGGCGTTCGACAAGCTGAAGACGCTGCAGGGTTTCGTCTCATCGACCAATGCCTTCGCGATGCTCTCCGATCGCTTCGGCAAGGATATGAGCGTCTATAATCTCGATGGCCCGATCCCGGACGATCTGAAGCCCTCCGACGCCTATCATGCGTTTGCGAGCGTCATGCTGGCCAAGGCGAAGCGCGAGAACATGACGCTGCGCGATCTGTATAACCTGACGGCCGCCGCGCGCGGGCACTGGGTCCTGTGCGGCTCGGCGGAGACCATCGCCGATACGCTGCAGCACTGGTTCGAGAACGGCGCCGCCGACGGCTTCAACATCATGCCGCCCTATTTCCCCGGCGGCTTCGACGATTTCGTCGATCTGGTCGTGCCGATCCTGCAGGAGCGCGGCCTGTTTCGCGCTGACTATGAAGGTACGACGCTGCGCGACCATCTCGGCCTCGCGCGGCCGGAGCCGAAGCGATGA
- a CDS encoding nucleoside hydrolase, whose protein sequence is MTTRLIIDTDTAGDDCFSLLLGLLHPNASLEAVTICNGNVAFDLQVENALHTIEVAGRGGEVPVYLGSARPLMGRWRAASYHGSNGMSEMVFEKAKQRPEAKHAIDAIIDLVMANPGEISIIAQAPLTNIALAYLKEPRIAKALKQLWIMGGTDNAVGNVTPAAEFNFYVDPEAAKIVLEAGFNVTLSTWTLTLSSGFFHADTIERIAGLGTKLSKFYMDVSETPMKTARERYGAIMNTHPDSLTTAMAIDESLILESVEAVVEMEVGGETTRGFSAVYPAGLVEGWEKKTPNARIVRKADKAGFADMMISVLK, encoded by the coding sequence GTGACCACGCGCCTGATTATCGACACGGATACGGCCGGCGACGACTGCTTTTCGCTGCTGCTCGGTCTCCTGCATCCGAATGCCAGCCTGGAGGCGGTGACGATCTGCAATGGCAATGTCGCCTTCGACCTTCAGGTCGAGAACGCCCTGCACACGATCGAGGTCGCGGGGCGGGGCGGGGAGGTGCCGGTCTATCTCGGCAGCGCCCGCCCGCTGATGGGCCGCTGGCGCGCCGCGAGCTATCACGGCTCCAACGGCATGAGCGAGATGGTGTTCGAGAAGGCGAAGCAGCGCCCCGAGGCGAAGCACGCCATCGACGCCATCATCGATCTCGTCATGGCCAATCCGGGCGAGATCTCGATCATCGCGCAGGCGCCGCTGACCAATATCGCGCTCGCCTATTTGAAGGAGCCGCGCATCGCCAAGGCGCTGAAGCAGCTCTGGATCATGGGCGGCACCGACAACGCGGTCGGCAATGTCACGCCGGCTGCCGAGTTCAATTTCTACGTCGATCCGGAGGCGGCGAAGATTGTGCTGGAAGCCGGCTTCAACGTCACGCTCTCGACCTGGACGCTGACGCTCTCCTCCGGCTTTTTCCATGCCGACACGATCGAGCGCATCGCCGGCCTCGGGACGAAGCTCTCCAAATTCTACATGGACGTATCGGAGACGCCGATGAAGACCGCGCGCGAGCGCTATGGCGCGATCATGAACACCCATCCGGATTCGCTGACCACCGCCATGGCGATCGACGAAAGCCTGATCCTCGAAAGCGTCGAGGCGGTGGTCGAGATGGAAGTCGGCGGCGAGACGACGCGCGGCTTCTCCGCCGTCTATCCGGCCGGCCTGGTGGAAGGCTGGGAGAAGAAGACGCCCAATGCCCGCATCGTGCGCAAGGCCGATAAGGCCGGTTTCGCCGACATGATGATTTCGGTGCTCAAATGA
- a CDS encoding cupin domain-containing protein, whose translation MTSQPAPKPAPIDMAEMPVQLPSGPNGPAAARARFFNSGNAFNVKLPPVPATRFVSEPELALSSGATGFYACDQSAAIGSPFPSTTPLMLARYASIAPRETLTADFRATGAIWYVIRGSGSVAAGTEAFDFRPGDVFLAPGGVPTSLSALDGGAVLWVVTNEPQLAFDSLRPADSAEAPVDAVHYPAGEIALQLQKVIEAAQNATTSGIALIFSSDRQEAARNILPTLTLSLNTVPAGEQQRAHRHNSAAITLILKGENCYSMVGGERCDWSPFATLVTPATEPHSHHNDSDERAMFLIVQDGGLHYHARTMGFTFLDAAK comes from the coding sequence ATGACCAGCCAGCCCGCGCCGAAGCCGGCTCCGATCGACATGGCGGAGATGCCGGTTCAACTCCCCTCCGGTCCCAATGGACCCGCGGCGGCCCGGGCGCGCTTCTTCAACTCCGGCAATGCATTCAACGTCAAGCTTCCGCCGGTTCCGGCGACGCGCTTCGTGAGCGAGCCGGAACTCGCCCTCTCTTCGGGCGCGACCGGCTTCTATGCCTGCGACCAGTCGGCGGCGATAGGCTCGCCTTTTCCGTCCACGACGCCTCTCATGCTGGCGCGCTATGCGTCGATCGCTCCCCGGGAAACGCTCACCGCCGATTTCCGCGCAACGGGTGCCATCTGGTACGTCATCCGTGGCTCCGGCTCGGTCGCAGCGGGAACCGAGGCCTTCGATTTCCGCCCGGGCGACGTCTTTCTGGCACCCGGCGGCGTGCCGACTAGCCTTTCGGCCCTTGATGGCGGCGCTGTGCTCTGGGTTGTCACAAACGAGCCTCAGCTCGCCTTCGATTCGCTCCGCCCCGCCGATTCCGCCGAGGCGCCGGTCGACGCCGTGCATTATCCGGCGGGCGAGATCGCGCTCCAGCTTCAGAAGGTGATCGAAGCCGCGCAGAACGCCACGACCTCAGGCATCGCGCTCATCTTCTCCTCCGACCGCCAGGAGGCGGCCCGCAACATCCTGCCGACGCTGACGCTCTCGTTGAATACCGTTCCGGCCGGCGAGCAGCAGCGGGCGCATCGGCACAATTCGGCGGCGATCACGCTGATCCTGAAGGGCGAGAACTGCTATTCGATGGTCGGCGGTGAGCGCTGCGACTGGTCACCTTTCGCGACGCTGGTGACGCCGGCGACCGAGCCGCATTCCCATCACAATGACAGCGACGAGCGCGCCATGTTCCTGATCGTCCAGGATGGCGGCCTGCACTATCACGCCCGCACCATGGGCTTCACATTCCTGGATGCAGCCAAGTGA
- a CDS encoding amidase, producing MTEQQLWAEEFTALAPHLDSGTVTSVALTELMIERVARFDGALHSYVAIEPELALAAAARADAEIAAGLRRSPLHGIPVAVKDVFYTTDIKTSLGSSIYADWQVPHESTTTQRLRDAGAILLGKLTATEGVYAQHHPTVTEPINPFGAAHWTGNSSSGSGVAVTSGLAYGTLGTDTGGSIRLPSASCGLTGIKPTWGRVSRHGVFPLAESLDHVGSMARSAKDAAALLQVIAGADPLDPTASPNVVPDYLAEIEGGVAGFTIGIDWSFMRAKADDEVLASIEAAVGVMTGLGACFVDVSFPDTQAILYGWHTQCAVEAAIAHRDTFPAMRDQYGERLAALLDHGSRVTAFELAEALKSRRSFNGAIALMFDPIDLLLVPTIPVAGPTLEYMSTLGPDPDGILAVGPFNAPFDVCGYPTITVPCGASRSGIPMAFQFAGRPFAEALICRAAHAYQTVTDWHRRRPVL from the coding sequence ATGACCGAGCAGCAACTTTGGGCGGAGGAGTTCACGGCCCTGGCGCCGCATCTCGATAGCGGCACGGTAACCTCCGTCGCGCTCACCGAACTGATGATCGAGCGCGTAGCCCGCTTTGACGGCGCGCTCCATTCCTATGTCGCCATCGAGCCGGAACTGGCGCTGGCCGCCGCCGCCAGGGCCGATGCCGAGATCGCGGCCGGTCTCCGGCGCAGCCCGCTGCACGGCATTCCCGTTGCGGTGAAGGACGTCTTCTACACCACCGACATCAAGACCAGCCTCGGCTCGTCGATCTACGCCGACTGGCAGGTGCCGCATGAATCGACGACGACGCAGCGCCTGCGCGATGCCGGCGCGATCCTGCTCGGCAAGCTGACGGCGACCGAAGGCGTCTATGCCCAGCATCATCCAACGGTCACCGAGCCGATCAATCCCTTTGGCGCGGCACACTGGACCGGCAACTCCTCCAGCGGCTCCGGCGTCGCCGTCACGTCGGGCCTGGCCTATGGCACGCTCGGCACCGATACGGGTGGCTCGATCCGCCTGCCTTCGGCCTCCTGCGGTCTGACCGGCATCAAACCGACCTGGGGCCGCGTCTCGCGCCACGGTGTATTCCCGCTCGCCGAATCGCTCGATCATGTCGGCTCCATGGCCCGCTCCGCGAAGGACGCCGCCGCGCTGCTGCAGGTGATCGCCGGGGCTGATCCGCTGGATCCGACCGCTTCCCCGAACGTGGTTCCCGATTATCTCGCCGAGATCGAGGGCGGCGTTGCCGGCTTCACCATCGGCATAGACTGGAGCTTCATGCGGGCGAAGGCCGACGACGAGGTGCTGGCTTCCATCGAGGCGGCCGTCGGGGTGATGACCGGGCTCGGTGCGTGCTTCGTCGATGTGAGCTTTCCCGACACGCAGGCCATTCTCTATGGCTGGCATACGCAATGCGCGGTCGAGGCCGCCATCGCGCATCGCGACACCTTCCCCGCAATGCGCGACCAATATGGCGAGCGGTTGGCAGCGCTTCTGGACCATGGCAGCCGCGTCACTGCGTTCGAACTGGCCGAGGCCTTGAAATCGCGGCGCTCATTCAATGGTGCGATCGCGCTGATGTTTGACCCGATCGACCTGCTGCTGGTCCCGACCATCCCCGTGGCCGGTCCGACGCTTGAATATATGTCGACGCTGGGCCCCGACCCTGACGGCATTCTCGCTGTCGGGCCGTTCAACGCACCTTTCGACGTGTGCGGTTATCCGACGATCACGGTACCTTGCGGCGCCAGCCGTTCCGGCATTCCCATGGCGTTCCAGTTCGCCGGCAGGCCGTTCGCGGAAGCACTGATTTGCCGTGCCGCCCATGCCTATCAGACCGTGACCGACTGGCATCGTCGCCGTCCGGTACTTTGA
- a CDS encoding ABC transporter substrate-binding protein, with the protein MTFFKHGLAMAVVAAAAAWSATAPAGAAEPVSVRLKWLPQAQFAGVYVAKAKGFYEAAGLDVTVNPGGPNINVETLVASGADTFGVASGTEGVLYSREKKLPLKAIAMSQQMTPFAYVAYTESGINSVKDFKGKKVATWMVGPQYTLYSVLAAEGLPQNEVDIVSQPFSMQPFIDKQFDVATVTLYNELNTLKEQGIDNIKLFLPDDSGVTTQQDAIVTSEKMITEKPEQVQAFLNATLKGWKYAFEHKDEAVDIVMASGPGLERKHQELMLAEIERLMVAKLGSSEGLGAIDLVSIGKVQDDLIKFGAMKTPVDVKEAFDTSFWEKVPAEDKKM; encoded by the coding sequence ATGACGTTCTTCAAGCATGGACTTGCCATGGCGGTCGTCGCCGCGGCAGCCGCATGGTCTGCGACAGCGCCAGCCGGCGCCGCCGAGCCCGTTTCCGTCCGTCTCAAATGGCTGCCGCAGGCGCAGTTCGCCGGCGTCTATGTCGCCAAGGCCAAGGGCTTCTATGAGGCAGCCGGCCTGGACGTGACAGTCAATCCCGGCGGCCCGAACATCAATGTCGAAACGCTCGTCGCCTCCGGCGCCGATACCTTCGGCGTCGCTTCCGGCACCGAGGGCGTGCTCTATTCGCGCGAAAAGAAGCTGCCGCTGAAGGCGATCGCCATGTCGCAGCAGATGACGCCCTTCGCCTATGTCGCCTACACCGAATCCGGCATCAATTCGGTCAAGGACTTCAAGGGCAAGAAGGTCGCCACCTGGATGGTCGGCCCGCAATATACGCTCTACTCCGTGCTCGCCGCCGAAGGTCTGCCGCAAAACGAAGTCGACATCGTCTCGCAGCCCTTCTCGATGCAGCCTTTCATCGACAAGCAATTCGATGTCGCGACGGTCACGCTCTACAACGAGCTGAACACGCTGAAGGAACAGGGCATCGACAACATCAAGCTGTTCCTGCCCGATGATTCCGGCGTCACGACGCAGCAGGACGCGATCGTCACCTCCGAGAAGATGATCACCGAGAAGCCCGAGCAGGTTCAGGCCTTCCTGAACGCGACGCTCAAGGGCTGGAAATACGCGTTCGAGCACAAGGACGAGGCCGTCGACATTGTCATGGCGTCGGGCCCCGGCCTCGAGCGCAAGCATCAGGAGCTGATGCTGGCCGAAATCGAGCGCCTCATGGTTGCCAAGCTTGGCTCCTCGGAAGGTCTCGGCGCGATCGACCTCGTCTCGATCGGCAAGGTGCAGGACGATTTGATCAAGTTCGGCGCGATGAAGACGCCGGTCGACGTCAAGGAAGCCTTCGACACCTCGTTCTGGGAGAAGGTCCCGGCCGAAGACAAGAAGATGTAG
- a CDS encoding ABC transporter ATP-binding protein, with protein MADPAEAQTEAMAPGQPYMELVNVWKRFGDGEKQTVAVRNVDLAIQPGEFVTLIGPSGCGKSTLFNMIAGLLPPDSDGSILLKGKAQQDGALLGKVAFMPQRDLLFPWRTVLDNATLALEVEGLSKRLARQKAEALFPEFGLEGFEQHYPHQLSGGMRQRVALMRTFLFERDLILLDEPFGALDALTRSMMQRWLLDIWAKHRRTVLFITHDIDEAIFLGDKVVVMTARPGAIKCQETITLPRPRDVSVVTTPEFMDVKRRLLAIVEEESLKTFASAMAARA; from the coding sequence ATGGCCGACCCGGCGGAAGCTCAGACCGAGGCGATGGCGCCCGGTCAGCCCTATATGGAACTCGTCAACGTCTGGAAACGGTTCGGCGATGGCGAGAAGCAGACGGTTGCGGTTCGCAATGTCGACCTGGCGATCCAGCCCGGCGAGTTCGTCACGCTGATCGGCCCCTCGGGCTGCGGCAAGTCCACGCTTTTCAACATGATCGCCGGCCTGCTGCCGCCCGATTCCGACGGCTCGATCCTCCTGAAGGGCAAGGCCCAGCAGGACGGCGCGCTGCTCGGCAAGGTCGCGTTCATGCCGCAGCGCGACCTGCTCTTCCCCTGGCGTACCGTGCTCGACAACGCAACGCTGGCGCTGGAAGTCGAAGGCCTGTCGAAACGCCTAGCTAGGCAGAAGGCCGAAGCCCTATTCCCGGAATTCGGTCTCGAAGGCTTCGAGCAACACTATCCGCACCAGCTCTCGGGCGGCATGCGCCAGCGCGTTGCGCTGATGCGCACTTTCCTATTTGAACGCGATCTGATCCTGCTCGATGAGCCCTTCGGCGCTCTCGACGCGCTGACGCGTTCGATGATGCAGCGCTGGCTGCTCGACATCTGGGCGAAGCACCGGCGTACGGTCCTGTTCATCACCCATGACATCGACGAGGCGATCTTCCTAGGCGACAAGGTCGTCGTCATGACAGCCCGGCCGGGCGCGATCAAATGTCAGGAAACGATCACGCTGCCCCGCCCGCGCGACGTCTCCGTGGTGACGACGCCGGAATTTATGGACGTCAAGCGAAGGCTCCTCGCCATCGTCGAGGAGGAGAGCCTGAAGACCTTCGCCAGCGCCATGGCGGCACGAGCATGA
- a CDS encoding ABC transporter permease, with amino-acid sequence MTIRDAVRTPYAAVLIVALLWLVCVPLFKIEPRYLPALPVVIADAASVWRELAAGFWRTFLETVLGFLAGSLLGIAFGIAFASSRLLERALFPIFVALQTVPVIAFGAIVVIWFGNTILAKVVIALYLAFFPVAVNTLRGLEQADPQRIALMRSFGASRLTLFLKLQLPTAAPNIIIGMKLAVALSLAGAVVGEWFGDTVGLGVMLLQALYFEQIARVWVLIIACGVLGTLLYGALALLERRFVWWRPD; translated from the coding sequence ATGACGATCCGCGACGCCGTCCGCACGCCCTATGCCGCGGTGCTGATCGTCGCGTTGCTCTGGCTTGTCTGCGTGCCGCTGTTCAAGATCGAGCCGCGCTACCTGCCCGCCCTCCCCGTCGTAATCGCCGATGCCGCCTCGGTCTGGCGTGAGCTCGCCGCCGGCTTCTGGCGGACCTTTTTGGAGACCGTGCTGGGCTTCCTCGCGGGCTCGCTGCTCGGCATTGCGTTCGGCATCGCCTTTGCCTCCTCGCGGCTGCTTGAGCGTGCGCTCTTCCCGATCTTCGTCGCGCTCCAGACCGTGCCCGTCATCGCCTTTGGCGCGATCGTCGTCATCTGGTTCGGCAATACGATCCTCGCCAAGGTCGTGATCGCGCTCTACCTTGCGTTCTTCCCGGTCGCGGTGAACACGCTGCGCGGCCTCGAACAGGCCGATCCGCAACGCATCGCGCTGATGCGGAGTTTCGGCGCCTCTCGCCTCACCCTCTTTCTCAAGCTGCAACTGCCGACGGCGGCGCCGAACATTATCATCGGCATGAAACTCGCCGTGGCGCTCAGCCTTGCCGGCGCGGTCGTTGGCGAATGGTTCGGCGATACGGTCGGTCTCGGCGTCATGCTGTTGCAGGCGCTTTACTTCGAGCAGATCGCCCGCGTCTGGGTGTTGATTATCGCCTGCGGGGTGCTCGGAACGCTGCTTTATGGCGCGCTCGCGCTTCTCGAAAGGAGGTTCGTATGGTGGCGACCCGATTGA
- a CDS encoding ABC transporter permease, whose amino-acid sequence MVATRLKSLGNALPVAAALVLLLLAWQFGAAVLDVPTYILPKPAEILATALGRIGFFGGQLYVTLVEAVGGFLIGSALGILLAVLMILLPVLEIMLMPLAMVINAVPSIAFVPLVLLWFGLGMSSKIAIGALAVVFVVLLNVLSGLKRPDAEAINLMRSFGASRIGILWRLQLPAGMPSLVTGLRVGLARSTIAVIVAEMMGAYSGIGQVIYQATAQVDSLTVWAAVFVASLASLALYGVLVALDRKLVWWR is encoded by the coding sequence ATGGTGGCGACCCGATTGAAGTCGCTTGGCAACGCCCTCCCCGTCGCCGCGGCGCTCGTTCTGCTGCTGCTCGCCTGGCAGTTTGGCGCGGCGGTGCTGGACGTGCCGACTTACATCCTGCCGAAGCCGGCCGAGATCCTCGCAACCGCCCTGGGCCGCATCGGATTCTTCGGCGGGCAACTCTATGTCACGCTGGTCGAGGCGGTCGGCGGCTTCCTGATCGGATCCGCACTCGGCATTCTCCTCGCCGTGCTCATGATCCTGCTGCCGGTGCTGGAGATCATGCTGATGCCGCTCGCCATGGTCATCAATGCGGTGCCGTCGATCGCCTTCGTGCCCTTGGTGCTGCTCTGGTTCGGGCTTGGCATGAGTTCCAAGATCGCGATCGGCGCGCTCGCCGTCGTCTTCGTCGTGCTGCTGAATGTGCTGTCCGGCCTGAAGCGGCCCGACGCCGAGGCGATCAATCTGATGCGCTCCTTCGGGGCCAGCCGGATTGGCATTCTCTGGCGGCTCCAGCTCCCGGCCGGCATGCCCTCGCTGGTCACCGGCCTTCGCGTCGGCCTTGCCCGCAGCACCATCGCCGTCATCGTGGCGGAAATGATGGGCGCCTATAGCGGCATCGGGCAAGTCATCTATCAGGCGACCGCACAGGTCGATTCTCTCACGGTCTGGGCGGCGGTGTTCGTCGCCTCGCTGGCCAGTCTCGCGCTTTATGGCGTGCTGGTTGCCCTCGACCGCAAGCTCGTATGGTGGAGATGA
- a CDS encoding class II aldolase/adducin family protein, with protein sequence MAPFPANADPALDIGSTDEAALRIQLAACFRLIAHFGMDDLIYNHISVRLPGPEHHFLINPYGLFFSEIDASCFVKIDLDGNKVEPSDHEVNQAGFVIHSAIHSGREDALCVLHTHSEAATAISALEEGLLPVSQFAMRYQGHMGVHDYEGVAIDTDERQRLIDDIGPHNTLILRNHGVLTTGRTIQEAFILMYYFEKAARVQLLAQTGIAGGAHLALPGDEITDKAARQFNDHHGDIRAPGTREWPAFIRLLDRTDPSYRN encoded by the coding sequence ATGGCGCCGTTCCCGGCCAATGCCGATCCCGCGCTCGATATCGGCTCGACAGACGAGGCGGCGCTGCGCATCCAGCTCGCCGCCTGCTTCCGCCTCATTGCGCATTTCGGCATGGATGATCTGATCTACAATCACATCTCCGTCCGCCTGCCGGGGCCGGAGCATCATTTCCTGATCAACCCCTACGGCCTGTTCTTCTCGGAGATCGACGCCTCCTGCTTCGTCAAGATCGACCTCGACGGCAACAAGGTCGAGCCGAGCGACCATGAGGTGAACCAGGCCGGCTTCGTCATCCATTCGGCGATCCACTCAGGCCGCGAGGATGCGCTCTGTGTCCTGCATACGCATTCGGAGGCCGCGACCGCCATCTCGGCGCTGGAGGAAGGCCTGTTGCCGGTCAGCCAGTTCGCCATGCGTTACCAGGGCCATATGGGGGTCCACGACTATGAAGGGGTCGCGATCGATACCGACGAACGTCAGCGCCTCATCGACGATATCGGACCGCACAACACGCTGATCCTGCGCAATCATGGCGTGCTGACCACAGGCCGCACCATTCAGGAAGCGTTTATCCTGATGTATTATTTCGAGAAGGCGGCGCGGGTTCAGCTGCTCGCACAAACGGGTATCGCCGGCGGCGCCCATCTCGCTTTGCCGGGGGACGAGATAACCGACAAGGCGGCGCGGCAGTTCAACGACCATCACGGCGACATTCGTGCCCCCGGCACGCGGGAATGGCCGGCCTTCATCCGGCTCCTCGACCGGACCGACCCGAGCTATCGCAATTGA